In Acidobacteriota bacterium, one genomic interval encodes:
- a CDS encoding YhbY family RNA-binding protein: MNQPTAEDRPHPLTGAQRRRLRGLAHSLKPVVRVGQQGLTDGVWKEMERALDSHELIKIQLPGDKAEKKALMAEIDERMASQSAGLIGHIAIFYRRHREPDKRSIRL, from the coding sequence ATGAACCAGCCCACCGCCGAAGACCGTCCTCACCCACTCACCGGCGCCCAACGCCGACGCCTGCGGGGCTTGGCCCACAGCCTCAAGCCGGTGGTGCGGGTAGGCCAACAGGGCCTGACGGATGGGGTGTGGAAGGAGATGGAGCGAGCTCTCGACTCCCACGAGTTGATCAAGATCCAGCTCCCCGGCGACAAGGCCGAGAAGAAGGCGCTGATGGCCGAGATCGACGAGCGCATGGCCAGCCAGTCGGCCGGCCTCATCGGCCATATCGCGATCTTCTACCGGCGCCACCGGGAGCCGGACAAGCGCTCGATCCGCCTCTGA
- a CDS encoding dipeptide epimerase, whose amino-acid sequence MRILRATSSLERIPLSRPYTIAYASFDAVEMCRVRLEADNGLVGLGCGSPAEMITGETPRSAETALADRLGAVLEGTVLEPLPALLARVDEAFRETPAARAAVDLALHDLWGKGLGRPLVEIFGRCHRRMATSVTVGILDAQEALEEAREWMARGFRCLKIKIGRNLEEELELLTLLRAELGDAVRIRVDANQGYRADQLPILFSSLGRLGIELVEQPLPPAEDAALGDLVPADRRLAAGDESVQTPGDARRLAARGTYGVFNIKLMKCGGIEPARRIAATAEEAGIGLMWGCMDESVASLAGALHAAFASPATRFLDLDGSLDLARDPARGGFEIEDGMLRLLDRPGLGIEAAD is encoded by the coding sequence ATGAGAATTCTACGCGCCACGAGCTCTCTCGAACGCATTCCCCTCAGCCGGCCGTACACCATCGCCTACGCTTCCTTCGATGCGGTGGAGATGTGCCGGGTACGGCTCGAGGCGGACAACGGGCTGGTGGGATTGGGCTGCGGATCTCCCGCCGAGATGATCACCGGCGAAACGCCGCGCTCGGCGGAGACCGCCCTGGCGGATCGCCTGGGGGCGGTGCTGGAGGGGACGGTGCTCGAACCGCTTCCGGCCCTTCTGGCGCGCGTCGACGAGGCCTTCCGGGAAACGCCGGCGGCGCGGGCGGCCGTCGACCTGGCCCTTCACGATCTGTGGGGCAAGGGATTGGGACGCCCCCTGGTCGAGATCTTCGGACGTTGCCACCGGCGCATGGCGACCTCCGTTACCGTCGGCATCCTCGACGCGCAGGAGGCCCTCGAAGAAGCGCGCGAGTGGATGGCGCGAGGCTTCCGCTGTCTCAAGATCAAGATCGGCCGCAACCTTGAGGAGGAGCTGGAGCTGCTGACCTTGCTCCGCGCCGAGCTGGGCGATGCGGTGCGGATTCGGGTGGATGCCAACCAGGGCTACCGCGCGGACCAACTACCGATCTTGTTTTCGAGCCTCGGCCGCCTCGGCATCGAACTGGTGGAGCAGCCCTTGCCGCCGGCCGAGGACGCGGCCCTCGGCGATCTGGTGCCGGCGGATCGCCGCCTCGCGGCCGGCGACGAGAGCGTACAGACCCCCGGCGACGCCCGGCGGCTGGCCGCTCGCGGCACCTACGGCGTGTTCAACATCAAGCTGATGAAGTGTGGCGGCATCGAGCCGGCGCGGCGCATTGCGGCAACGGCGGAGGAGGCGGGGATCGGCCTGATGTGGGGCTGTATGGACGAGAGCGTCGCTAGCCTGGCCGGCGCCCTCCACGCCGCCTTCGCCAGCCCGGCGACCCGCTTCCTGGACCTCGACGGCAGTCTGGATCTGGCCCGCGATCCGGCCCGCGGCGGCTTCGAGATCGAGGATGGCATGCTGCGCCTGCTCGATCGGCCCGGCCTGGGAATAGAGGCCGCAGACTGA